A section of the Melopsittacus undulatus isolate bMelUnd1 chromosome 3, bMelUnd1.mat.Z, whole genome shotgun sequence genome encodes:
- the ANGEL2 gene encoding LOW QUALITY PROTEIN: protein angel homolog 2 (The sequence of the model RefSeq protein was modified relative to this genomic sequence to represent the inferred CDS: deleted 1 base in 1 codon), whose amino-acid sequence MLARHVQRLGSGCIAHWNGSHVLTVSNLAYSCMRWAGHCPWASFPLPVPADSSANWRVPPFFGPWRHFQNCNWQLDNFMQSSCFHLPNPSMKSEGEEPLTKKKRVSGQHDTSAPEKTPNLSDQKEACLSVAQNEEKRSSKKGTIKRHWEYFCQHSRTMKIVERKETDQSSTESEAKFDFTVMSYNILSQNLLEDNSHLYRHCRQRLLIWTYRFPNILQEIKQLDADVLCLQEVQEDHYRTEIKSSLESLGYHCEYKMRTGRKPDGCAICFKTSKFSLISSNPVEFFRHDIPLLDRDNVGLVLLLQPRFHCKSNAAICIANTHLLYNPRRGDIKLTQLAILLAEIASVAPQKDGTFCPIIICGDFNSVPGSPLYRFIKEGKLNYEGLAIGKVSGQEEFPRGQRILSIPIWPQKLGISQNCVYEIKQQQKEENAGEKLEAGELDNAQEIVIASEKVSSKLQHHFKLSSVYSHYFPETGIPEVTTCHSRSAVTVDYIFYSAANDDAAAAQPGAEDSCRGGLKLLGRLALLTEKDLWTVNGLPNENNSSDHLPLLAEFRLSER is encoded by the exons ATGCTGGCCCGTCATGTGCAGAGGCTGGGCAGCGGCTGCATCGCCCACTGGAATGGTTCTCATGTACTCACCGTGAGCAACCTGGCTTACAGCTGTATGAGATGGGCCGGACACTGTCCTTGGGCCTCATTTCCACTTCCCGTTCCAGCTGATTCCTCAGCAAACTGGAGAGTCCCTCCG TTTTTTGGACCTTGGAGACACTTTCAGAACTGTAACTGGCAGCTTGATAACTTCATGCAAAGTTCTTGCTTTCACCTACCCAATCCCAGTATGAAATCTGAGGGAGAAGAACCAttgacaaagaagaaaagagtcAGTGGCCAGCATGATACTTCAGCTcctgaaaaaaccccaaacttgtCTGATCAGAAGGAAGCGTGTCTTTCTGTAGcacagaatgaagaaaaacGTAGCAGCAAGAAAG GAACCATCAAAAGACACTGGGAATActtctgccagcacagcagaacAATGAAAATCGTTGAACGTAAAGAAACTGACCAAAGCAGTACAGAAAGTGAGGCAAAATTTGATTTTACAGTCATGTCCTACAATATCCTCTCACAGAATCTGTTGGAAGATAACTCCCACCTGTACAGACACTGCAGGCAACGACTGTTAATCTGGACATACAGATTTCCCAACATTCTACAGGAAATCAAACAGCTGGATGCAGAT GTACTCTGTTTACAAGAAGTCCAAGAAGACCACTATAGAACAGAGATCAAGTCAAGTCTGGAATCCCTGG GGTATCACTGTGAGTATAAAATGAGGACAGGGAGGAAACCTGACGGCTGTGCTATTTGCTTCAAAACTTCCAAATTTAGCCTGATTTCATCAAACCCCGTGGAATTCTTTCGCCATGATATTCCACTCTTGGACAGGGACAATGTGGGATTGGTGTTGCTTTTGCAGCCTAGATTTCACTGTAAAAGTAATGCTGCAATCTGTATAGCCAACACACATCTGCTGTATAACCCAAGGCGCGGGGACATCAAGCTGACCCAACTTGCAATCCTCCTGGCAGAGATTGCTAGTGTTGCTCCTCAGAAGGATGGTACCTTCTGTCCAATTATCATCTGTGGTGACTTCAATTCTGTTCCTGGTTCTCCGTTGTACAGATTTATAAAGGAAGGGAAGTTAAATTATGAAGGCCTTGCCATAGGAAAG GTCTCTGGACAAGAAGAGTTTCCAAGGGGCCAAAGAATTTTATCTATTCCAATCTGGCCCCAAAAATTGGGTATTTCACAAAACTGTGTCtatgaaataaaacagcaacaaaaagaagAGAATGCAG gagaaaaattGGAAGCAGGAGAACTGGACAATGCTCAGGAGATTGTCATAGCATCTGAAAA GGTGTCTTCAAAACTGCAGCACCATTTTAAGCTGTCTTCTGTCTATTCTCATTACTTTCCTGAAACTGGGATCCCAGAAGTAACAACTTGTCACTCCCGAAGTGCTGTCACCGTGGATTACATTTTCTATTCTGCAGCAAAcgatgatgctgctgctgcccagccag GAGCAGAAGATTCTTGTCGTGGAGGTCTGAAACTCCTTGGCAGGCTGGCACTTCTAACAGAGAAAGATCTTTGGACTGTTAATGGTCTTCCCAATGAAAATAACTCTTCTGACCACCTGCCCTTGCTAGCAGAGTTCAGGCTTAGTGAACGGTAA